The DNA segment GTATCAGCCATCAGGTGATGGTCTCTCACGGGTACGTATTGCCCGGGTCACTGGTTGTGGGCTCGGATTCTCATTCGAACATGTATGGCGCGCTCGGCGCACTCGGTACTCCCGTAGTGAGAACAGATGCCGCAGCGATCTGGGCGACCGGCGAGTTCTGGTGGCAGATCCCGAGGACGATCCAGGTCGTCCTGACCGGAGAGCTTCGGGATGGAGCCGCGGGAAAGGATGTCATCATCACGCTTTGCGGGCTGTACAATCAGGGCGAAGTCCTGAATGCGGTGGTCGAGTTTACCGGGCCGGGCATCGCAGGACTGTCGATCGATGAACGGATGACGATCGCCAACATGACGACGGAATGGGGAGCACTGGCGGGCTGGTTTCCCGTGGACGATGTCACGGTTGACTATTTGCGTGTTCGCAGCCGCGTGCTTCACAAGAGGGGATCCGATCGGATCAGCGATGCTGATCTGAATCTTTGGATGACGAACCCGCCCGCTCCCGACGAGGATGCAGCGTACGCCGGGAGAATCGTCCTTGATCTGAACGAGATTACACCGCACGTGTCCGGACCAGATACCGTTCAAGCGATGCGGTCGGTTGCGGAAATTGAGAGCGAGAAGATCCCCATCAACAAAGCCTACCTCGTCTCGTGTGTCAACAGTCGTTTGTCTGACCTCGAGGCAGCAGCTGCCGTCATGAGCGGCAAGCAGGTTGCTGCCGGCGTTGAGTTTTACATCGCGGCCGCCAGTCGCGAGATACAGGAGGAGTCCGAACAGTCAGGCGTCTGGAACACCCTCACCGATGCGGGCGCCATTCCGCTGCCGCCAGGGTGCGGGCCATGCATCGGACTGGGTGCGGGAACGCTCGAGTCCGGCGAAGTTGGCATCTCTGCCACGAATCGAAACTTTAAGGGGCGCATGGGCTCGCGGGACGCAAAAGCGTATCTGGCGAGTCCGCAGGTCGTTGCTGCCTCGGCGATCTCCGGCTATATCAGTGGGCCGGGTACGACAAATGGTCGCACGCCGACGAAATCCTTTGAGACAATCCCGCTGGCTCAGATTGATGAGACCGTGGACATCGTCGACGGTTTTCCGCGCACACGCTCCGGTCGGCTCGTCTTCATTCCGAAGGACAATCTGAATACCGACGGCATCTACGCCGGAGACTACACCTACCGCGAGGACATGACGCGTGAGGATATGGCGCGCGTTGTGATGGAGAACTATGACCCTGATTTCGCCCGACGCACCCGACCAGGCGATCTCCTGGTGAGCGGGCGGA comes from the Rhodothermales bacterium genome and includes:
- a CDS encoding homoaconitase, which codes for ISHQVMVSHGYVLPGSLVVGSDSHSNMYGALGALGTPVVRTDAAAIWATGEFWWQIPRTIQVVLTGELRDGAAGKDVIITLCGLYNQGEVLNAVVEFTGPGIAGLSIDERMTIANMTTEWGALAGWFPVDDVTVDYLRVRSRVLHKRGSDRISDADLNLWMTNPPAPDEDAAYAGRIVLDLNEITPHVSGPDTVQAMRSVAEIESEKIPINKAYLVSCVNSRLSDLEAAAAVMSGKQVAAGVEFYIAAASREIQEESEQSGVWNTLTDAGAIPLPPGCGPCIGLGAGTLESGEVGISATNRNFKGRMGSRDAKAYLASPQVVAASAISGYISGPGTTNGRTPTKSFETIPLAQIDETVDIVDGFPRTRSGRLVFIPKDNLNTDGIYAGDYTYREDMTREDMARVVMENYDPDFARRTRPGDLLVSGRNFGTGSSREQAATALQARGIAMVIAGSFSQTYLRNAYNNGFICIECPDLVDHLKTVLSDESQQNLTTIPGDELDVDFASGSISFRDSRFRFPPLGTVPQSLVVSGGIENTVRARLAGDAQ